From Nicotiana tabacum cultivar K326 chromosome 22, ASM71507v2, whole genome shotgun sequence, one genomic window encodes:
- the LOC142161653 gene encoding uncharacterized protein LOC142161653, with translation MWGLSYLQNLWPFSVIKPDDLRISDGLVRKLSVPENTKQFVYAIREPESQAVIYVLCVQNLSERSAVDAQCLIREVKPEAVVVQVGNSVDGDQKEELLLSNSGNFEEEEEDSVPTSSVEVLKRCFVHKINKEKYENVAGRVVLREIFGVGFDGHLSAAKKAAEEVGSSFLLLESPFVKCSTSNECSSVGDEGYENRFGVFGLEAGNSLVPLRTGLLVSANSRAFCVTSDVQSQMVKLLSSHLVNSGSLQKMGSEDVPLQLNYQVPQFAQTVYPLLSDLHDIFVDIPSIGRALACAQKMFNDVCNGNAVDSNILFEVYVFKIAVEGLRIALNNAGRLPLSKMGYHTTEFSELSVEDKSHALLAQALRSQAEKFKSIVAVVDASGLAGLRKHWKINIPEEVKDIVEQLVTDSESDGDNSSRSDRKGLLAVKPVVAVGAGATAVLGASSFSKVVPASTIVKVVTFKVPASLKLIMTQTQKALALAFGKSNVVAPGMASSGVKSSVLKATASAEKIRAVAHGVIASAEKTSLSAMRTAFYEIMRKRRVRPVGFLPWTTFGCSIATCASLLVYGDGIECAAESLPSAPSIASLGRGIQSLHQASEAVRQTENSRIQKSIESLVYRFKKISIS, from the coding sequence ATGTGGGGTTTAAGCTATTTGCAAAATCTGTGGCCTTTTTCTGTAATAAAACCTGATGACTTGAGAATTTCTGATGGGTTAGTTAGGAAATTATCAGTACCCGAAAACACAAAGCAGTTTGTTTACGCGATTCGTGAACCCGAATCACAGGCTGTAATATACGTATTGTGTGTTCAGAATTTATCTGAACGATCTGCTGTAGATGCCCAGTGTTTAATTAGAGAAGTTAAGCCTGAGGCTGTAGTTGTCCAAGTGGGTAATTCAGTAGATGGTGATCAAAAAGAGGAACTTTTGTTGAGTAATAGTGgaaattttgaggaggaggaggaggattcGGTACCAACTTCGTCGGTTGAGGTGTTGAAGAGGTGTTTTGTGCATAAAATTAATAAGGAGAAGTATGAGAATGTTGCGGGGCGGGTTGTTTTGAGGGAGATATTTGGTGTTGGGTTTGATGGGCATTTGTCTGCTGCTAAGAAAGCAGCTGAAGAAGTTGGTTCGTCTTTCTTGTTGCTCGAGTCACCTTTTGTTAAATGCAGCACGTCTAATGAGTGTTCTAGTGTGGGGGATGAGGGGTACGAGAATAGGTTTGGAGTGTTCGGTTTAGAGGCTGGTAATAGTCTGGTTCCTCTAAGAACGGGGTTATTGGTGTCAGCAAATTCGCGTGCATTTTGTGTTACGAGTGATGTTCAGTCTCAGATGGTAAAGTTGTTGTCGTCGCATTTGGTCAATTCAGGTTCCTTGCAAAAGATGGGGTCTGAGGATGTTCCGCTGCAGTTGAATTATCAAGTACCACAGTTTGCACAGACTGTTTATCCATTGCTCTCTGATCTACATGATATTTTTGTTGATATTCCCTCAATAGGAAGAGCTCTAGCTTGTGCTCAGAAGATGTTTAATGATGTTTGCAATGGAAATGCTGTTGATTCAAATATCCTTTTTGAGGTTTATGTCTTCAAGATTGCCGTCGAAGGATTGAGAATAGCTTTGAATAATGCTGGTCGGCTGCCTCTTAGTAAAATGGGATATCATACAACTGAATTTTCTGAGCTTTCTGTTGAGGACAAGTCGCACGCCCTTCTTGCACAGGCCCTCCGAAGCCAGGCCGAGAAGTTCAAATCAATAGTTGCAGTAGTAGATGCCAGTGGCTTAGCTGGACTAAGGAAGCACTGGAAAATTAATATACCTGAAGAAGTTAAGGACATTGTTGAGCAGCTGGTCACTGACTCTGAGAGCGATggggacaactcgagccgaagtGACAGAAAAGGGTTACTAGCTGTTAAGCCAGTGGTAGCTGTTGGGGCTGGGGCCACAGCAGTTTTAGGAGCTTCTTCGTTTTCTAAAGTTGTTCCTGCATCTACGATAGTGAAGGTTGTTACCTTCAAAGTCCCTGCTTCTCTAAAACTCATCATGACTCAAACTCAAAAGGCCCTTGCTCTTGCATTTGGGAAGTCAAACGTAGTAGCACCTGGAATGGCAAGTTCTGGTGTCAAATCATCTGTCCTTAAGGCAACTGCTTCAGCAGAGAAAATCCGTGCCGTGGCTCACGGAGTTATAGCCTCTGCAGAGAAAACTAGCCTCTCAGCCATGAGAACGGCATTCTATGAAATTATGAGGAAACGCCGAGTCCGGCCAGTTGGATTTCTGCCTTGGACTACCTTTGGATGCAGTATAGCCACTTGTGCAAGCTTGCTTGTTTATGGAGATGGAATAGAATGTGCTGCTGAATCTCTTCCATCAGCTCCTTCAATTGCCAGTTTGGGTCGTGGAATCCAAAGCTTACATCAAGCTTCTGAGGCAGTGAGACAAACAGAAAACTCCAGGATACAAAAGTCAATAGAGTCTCTTGTGTACAGATTTAAGAAGATAAGTATCTCATAA